The following are encoded in a window of Kitasatospora fiedleri genomic DNA:
- a CDS encoding DUF349 domain-containing protein — translation MSSDPWGRVDEQGNVYVRTADGERQVGSWQAGSPEEALAYFERKFQGLEAETALLEHRVRKTDLAAKEAQAALEHLRAQVAEAHAVGDLAGLAARLDTLAGEIETRQSERKAARAKAQEETRAAKEALVAEAEQLAESEQWREAGDRLRALVDNWKALPRLDRKSDDELWHRFSHARSVFSKHRKAHFAALDSERESARSVKEKLVAEAEALSGSTEWGPTAAAYRDLMTQWKAAGRAQRDAEEELWARFRGAQDVFFQARSAAFSERDAEQGENQKAKEALLVEAEAILPITDLKAAKAALRDVSERWEAIGHVPRDARPKLDGRLSAVERAVREAEEAEWQRSNPEARARATGMTALLQAAVDKLRADLDKARAAGNTSRAAKLEAELEGRQALLDQAQKSLQEFTS, via the coding sequence GTGAGCAGCGACCCGTGGGGCCGTGTCGACGAGCAGGGGAACGTCTACGTGAGGACGGCCGACGGCGAACGCCAGGTCGGCTCCTGGCAGGCCGGCTCCCCCGAGGAGGCCCTCGCCTACTTCGAGCGCAAGTTCCAGGGCCTGGAGGCGGAGACCGCCCTCCTGGAGCACCGGGTGCGCAAGACCGACCTGGCCGCCAAGGAGGCGCAGGCCGCGCTGGAGCACCTGCGCGCCCAGGTCGCCGAGGCGCACGCGGTCGGCGACCTGGCCGGGCTCGCCGCCCGCCTGGACACCCTGGCCGGCGAGATCGAGACCCGGCAGAGCGAGCGCAAGGCCGCCCGGGCCAAGGCCCAGGAGGAGACCCGCGCCGCCAAGGAGGCGCTGGTCGCCGAGGCCGAGCAGCTCGCCGAGTCCGAGCAGTGGCGGGAGGCCGGGGACCGGCTGCGCGCCCTGGTCGACAACTGGAAGGCGCTGCCGCGGCTGGACCGCAAGAGCGACGACGAGCTGTGGCACCGCTTCTCGCACGCCCGCTCGGTCTTCTCCAAGCACCGCAAGGCGCACTTCGCGGCGCTCGACTCGGAGCGCGAGTCGGCCCGTTCGGTCAAGGAGAAGCTGGTCGCCGAGGCCGAGGCGCTGTCCGGCTCCACCGAGTGGGGCCCGACCGCCGCCGCCTACCGCGACCTGATGACCCAGTGGAAGGCCGCCGGCCGCGCCCAGCGGGACGCGGAGGAGGAGCTGTGGGCCCGCTTCCGCGGCGCCCAGGACGTCTTCTTCCAGGCCCGGTCCGCCGCGTTCTCCGAGCGCGACGCCGAGCAGGGCGAGAACCAGAAGGCCAAGGAGGCGCTGCTGGTCGAGGCCGAGGCGATCCTGCCGATCACCGACCTGAAGGCCGCCAAGGCCGCGCTGCGCGACGTCTCCGAGCGCTGGGAGGCGATCGGCCACGTCCCGCGCGACGCCCGCCCGAAGCTGGACGGCCGGCTGAGCGCGGTGGAGCGCGCCGTCCGCGAGGCCGAGGAGGCCGAGTGGCAGCGCTCCAACCCGGAGGCCCGGGCCCGCGCCACCGGCATGACCGCCCTGCTCCAAGCCGCCGTCGACAAGCTCCGCGCCGACCTGGACAAGGCCCGCGCCGCGGGCAACACGTCCCGGGCCGCCAAGCTGGAGGCCGAGCTGGAGGGCCGCCAGGCGCTGCTCGACCAGGCCCAGAAGTCGCTCCAGGAGTTCACCTCCTGA
- a CDS encoding GNAT family N-acetyltransferase — MTVRTRVELPTDTAETRRVHMAAFPGPEEADLVDALRRDAAWLPALSLVAVDEREVVIGHALLTRLRIGNGRGLALAPVAVAPEWQRKGVGTAVVRAALAAAAEAGERVVVVLGDPGYYGRFGFAPASGHRITGPFDVPDGYFQALPLPGAGGVPHGMCRYPAPFAEV, encoded by the coding sequence ATGACCGTACGCACCAGAGTTGAACTCCCCACCGACACCGCCGAGACCCGGCGGGTGCACATGGCGGCCTTCCCAGGCCCCGAAGAGGCGGACCTGGTGGACGCGCTGCGCCGCGACGCCGCCTGGCTGCCCGCCTTGTCCCTGGTCGCCGTGGACGAGCGCGAGGTCGTCATCGGCCACGCCCTGCTCACCCGGCTGCGGATCGGCAACGGCCGGGGCCTGGCCCTCGCGCCCGTCGCGGTCGCCCCCGAGTGGCAGCGCAAGGGCGTCGGCACCGCCGTGGTGCGGGCCGCGCTGGCCGCCGCCGCCGAGGCCGGCGAGCGGGTCGTGGTGGTGCTCGGCGACCCGGGCTACTACGGCCGGTTCGGCTTCGCGCCCGCCTCCGGGCACCGCATCACCGGGCCCTTCGACGTCCCCGACGGGTACTTCCAGGCCCTGCCGCTGCCCGGCGCCGGCGGCGTCCCGCACGGGATGTGCCGCTACCCCGCGCCGTTCGCCGAGGTCTGA
- a CDS encoding L-threonylcarbamoyladenylate synthase has product MAKYFDVHPETPQPRTVGTVVASLRDGALIAYPTDSCFALGCRLDNREALDRIRTIRRLDDRHHFTLMCQDFAQLGKFAQLDNNVFRAVKAATPGSYTFILPATREVPRRLLHPKKKTVGVRIPDHAVTQALLAELGEPMVSSTLLLPGEEEPMTQGWEIKERLDHVLDAVVDSGDCGTVPTTVVDFSDGVPEIVRYGAGDPERFE; this is encoded by the coding sequence ATGGCGAAGTACTTCGACGTGCACCCCGAGACGCCCCAGCCGCGCACCGTCGGCACCGTGGTGGCGAGCCTCCGGGACGGCGCCCTCATCGCGTACCCGACCGACTCCTGTTTCGCCCTCGGCTGTCGCCTCGACAACCGGGAGGCCCTGGACCGCATCCGCACCATCCGGCGGCTCGACGACCGCCACCACTTCACCCTGATGTGCCAGGACTTCGCCCAGCTGGGCAAGTTCGCCCAGCTCGACAACAACGTCTTCCGCGCCGTCAAGGCCGCGACGCCCGGCAGCTACACCTTCATCCTCCCCGCCACCAGGGAGGTGCCGCGCCGGCTGCTGCACCCGAAGAAGAAGACCGTCGGCGTCCGCATCCCCGACCACGCCGTCACCCAGGCGCTGCTGGCCGAACTCGGCGAACCCATGGTCTCCAGCACCCTGCTGCTGCCCGGCGAGGAGGAGCCGATGACGCAGGGCTGGGAGATCAAGGAGCGCCTCGACCACGTGCTGGACGCGGTGGTCGACTCCGGCGACTGCGGGACGGTGCCGACGACGGTCGTCGACTTCTCCGACGGGGTGCCGGAGATCGTCCGCTACGGCGCGGGCGACCCGGAACGCTTCGAATGA
- the ppk2 gene encoding polyphosphate kinase 2, which translates to MPRKLYEDELLRLQRELVMLQEWVRTEGVRMVVVFEGRDAAGKGGAIKRVTEFLNPRIARVVALPAPTERQRGQWYFQRYVEQLPAAGEMVLFDRSWYNRAGVEKVMGFCTDEEYWQFLHQCPTFERMLVEAGILLRKYWFSVSDVEQERRFRDRLHDPMRQWKLSPMDVESLTRWEDYSRAKDEMFVYTDIPESPWNVVESDDKRRARINMIAHLLSTVPYHEVVRPAVALPPRPEPRGYQRPPRDLQKYVFDHAATVLAQAGK; encoded by the coding sequence ATGCCCAGGAAGCTCTACGAGGACGAGCTGCTCCGCCTCCAGCGCGAACTGGTCATGCTCCAGGAGTGGGTGCGCACCGAGGGCGTCCGGATGGTGGTCGTCTTCGAGGGCCGGGACGCGGCCGGCAAGGGCGGCGCGATCAAGCGCGTCACCGAGTTCCTCAACCCCCGGATCGCCCGGGTGGTCGCCCTGCCCGCCCCCACCGAGCGCCAGCGCGGCCAGTGGTACTTCCAGCGCTACGTCGAACAGCTCCCGGCGGCCGGCGAGATGGTGCTGTTCGACCGCTCCTGGTACAACCGGGCGGGCGTCGAGAAGGTGATGGGCTTCTGCACCGACGAGGAGTACTGGCAGTTCCTGCACCAGTGCCCCACCTTCGAGCGGATGCTGGTCGAGGCCGGCATCCTGCTGCGCAAGTACTGGTTCTCGGTCAGCGACGTCGAGCAGGAGCGCCGCTTCCGCGACCGGCTGCACGACCCGATGCGGCAGTGGAAGCTCTCCCCGATGGACGTCGAGTCCCTCACCCGGTGGGAGGACTACTCGCGGGCCAAGGACGAGATGTTCGTCTACACCGACATCCCCGAGTCACCCTGGAACGTGGTCGAGAGCGACGACAAGCGGCGCGCCCGGATCAACATGATCGCCCACCTGCTGTCCACCGTCCCGTACCACGAGGTGGTCAGGCCCGCCGTCGCCCTGCCGCCCCGCCCCGAGCCGCGCGGCTACCAGCGCCCGCCGCGGGACCTGCAGAAGTACGTCTTCGACCACGCCGCGACGGTGCTGGCGCAGGCCGGGAAGTAG
- the aspS gene encoding aspartate--tRNA ligase, which translates to MIRTHDAGTLRAEHAGTTVTLAGWVARRRDHGGVAFIDLRDASGTVQVVVRDLESVHGLRSEYCVKVTGEVRVRPEGNENPDIPTGAVEVVVESIEVLSEAAPLPFQVAEYEPGSVNEEVRLRYRYLDLRREGPARALRLRSKVNHIIRTVMEENDYLDIETPYLTRSTPEGARDFLVPVRLQPGHWYALPQSPQLFKQLLMVAGMERYYQIARCFRDEDFRADRQPEFTQLDVEASFVDQEDVLALGEKIVGRIWQEVHGYEIPNPLPRLTYADAMARYGSDKPDVRFGQELTDLTEYFKGTGFRVFQAPYVGAVVMPGGASQPRKQLDAWQDWAKARGARGLAYVLVDAETGELRGPVAKNLSEEHLAGLAAAAGAKPGDAVFFAAGKKTPSQELLGAARLEIGRRCGLIDESQWAFLWVVDFPMFEPIEDDKGEFQGWHAVHHPFTAPTAESLATFDTDPGSALSNAYDLVLNGSELGGGSIRIHQRDVQKRAFDAIGLSEEEAAAQFGFLLDAFNYGPPPHGGIALGLDRVVTLLGGYDTIRDVIAFPKTSTGGDPLTGAPTPITPAQRREAGVDAQPKAKDNAKDAKDAAKAGAGSEAEPTA; encoded by the coding sequence GTGATCCGCACGCACGACGCGGGCACGCTCCGCGCGGAGCACGCCGGCACCACCGTCACCCTGGCCGGCTGGGTGGCCCGCCGCCGTGACCACGGCGGCGTGGCCTTCATCGACCTGCGGGACGCCTCGGGCACCGTGCAGGTCGTGGTCCGCGACCTGGAGTCGGTGCACGGGCTGCGGTCCGAGTACTGCGTGAAGGTGACCGGCGAGGTCCGGGTCCGCCCCGAGGGCAACGAGAACCCCGACATCCCGACCGGCGCGGTCGAGGTCGTCGTGGAGTCCATCGAGGTGCTGTCCGAGGCCGCGCCGCTGCCGTTCCAGGTCGCCGAGTACGAGCCCGGCTCGGTCAACGAGGAGGTGCGGCTGCGCTACCGCTACCTCGACCTGCGCCGCGAGGGCCCGGCCCGCGCGCTGCGGCTGCGCTCGAAGGTCAACCACATCATCCGCACGGTGATGGAGGAGAACGACTACCTCGACATCGAGACCCCGTACCTGACCCGCTCCACCCCCGAGGGCGCCCGCGACTTCCTCGTCCCGGTCCGCCTCCAGCCGGGCCACTGGTACGCCCTGCCGCAGTCGCCGCAGCTGTTCAAGCAGCTGCTGATGGTGGCCGGCATGGAGCGCTACTACCAGATCGCCCGCTGCTTCCGCGACGAGGACTTCCGCGCCGACCGGCAGCCCGAGTTCACCCAGCTCGACGTCGAGGCGTCCTTCGTCGACCAGGAGGACGTGCTGGCCCTCGGCGAGAAGATCGTCGGCCGGATCTGGCAGGAGGTGCACGGGTACGAGATCCCGAACCCGCTGCCCCGCCTGACCTACGCCGACGCGATGGCGCGCTACGGCTCCGACAAGCCGGACGTCCGCTTCGGCCAGGAGCTCACCGACCTGACCGAGTACTTCAAGGGCACCGGGTTCCGGGTCTTCCAGGCCCCGTACGTCGGCGCGGTCGTGATGCCCGGCGGCGCCTCGCAGCCCCGCAAGCAGCTCGACGCCTGGCAGGACTGGGCCAAGGCCCGCGGCGCCCGCGGCCTCGCGTACGTCCTGGTGGACGCCGAGACCGGCGAGCTGCGCGGCCCGGTCGCCAAGAACCTGTCCGAGGAGCACCTGGCCGGCCTGGCCGCCGCCGCGGGCGCCAAGCCCGGCGACGCGGTGTTCTTCGCGGCCGGCAAGAAGACCCCCTCGCAGGAGCTGCTCGGCGCCGCCCGCCTGGAGATCGGCCGCCGCTGCGGGCTGATCGACGAGTCGCAGTGGGCCTTCCTCTGGGTCGTGGACTTCCCGATGTTCGAGCCGATCGAGGACGACAAGGGCGAGTTCCAGGGCTGGCACGCCGTGCACCACCCCTTCACCGCGCCGACCGCCGAGTCGCTGGCCACCTTCGACACCGACCCGGGCAGCGCGCTCTCCAACGCCTACGACCTGGTGCTCAACGGCTCGGAGCTGGGCGGCGGTTCGATCCGCATCCACCAGCGCGACGTGCAGAAGCGGGCGTTCGACGCGATCGGCCTGTCCGAGGAGGAGGCCGCCGCGCAGTTCGGCTTCCTGCTGGACGCCTTCAACTACGGCCCGCCGCCGCACGGCGGCATCGCGCTCGGCCTGGACCGCGTGGTCACCCTGCTGGGCGGCTACGACACCATCCGGGACGTCATCGCCTTCCCGAAGACCTCCACCGGCGGCGACCCGCTGACCGGCGCCCCCACCCCCATCACTCCGGCCCAGCGCCGCGAGGCCGGGGTGGACGCCCAGCCCAAGGCCAAGGACAACGCCAAGGACGCCAAGGACGCCGCCAAGGCCGGTGCCGGGAGCGAGGCCGAGCCCACCGCCTGA
- a CDS encoding MBL fold metallo-hydrolase, translating to MFVAGFPAGAWGTNCYLVAPAAGEECVIVDPGHEAADGVEELIREHRLKPVAVLLTHGHIDHVASVVPVCGAQGVPAWVHPADRYMLADPEKALGRSLGQQLMGSITVGEPDDVRELTDGAVLELAGLHLTVDHAPGHTGGSVTFRTPAAPDVPPVLFSGDLLFAGSIGRTDLPGGDSAAIMRSLARVCLPLDDATVVLSGHGSQTTIGRERATNPYLQQAGGAFGAPAFPRRGM from the coding sequence GTGTTCGTCGCCGGATTCCCCGCCGGGGCCTGGGGCACCAACTGCTACCTGGTCGCACCCGCCGCCGGCGAGGAGTGCGTGATCGTCGACCCGGGCCACGAAGCGGCCGACGGCGTCGAGGAGTTGATCCGCGAGCACCGGCTCAAGCCGGTCGCGGTGCTGCTCACCCACGGACACATCGACCACGTCGCCTCGGTGGTCCCGGTCTGCGGCGCGCAGGGCGTACCGGCCTGGGTCCACCCCGCGGACCGCTACATGCTGGCGGACCCGGAGAAGGCGCTAGGGCGCTCGCTCGGGCAGCAGCTGATGGGCTCGATCACCGTCGGCGAGCCGGACGACGTCCGGGAGTTGACCGACGGCGCCGTGCTGGAACTCGCCGGGCTCCACCTCACCGTCGACCACGCCCCCGGCCATACCGGGGGGTCGGTGACGTTCAGGACACCCGCCGCACCGGACGTCCCGCCGGTGCTCTTCTCGGGCGACCTGCTGTTCGCCGGCTCCATCGGGCGCACCGACCTCCCGGGCGGAGACAGCGCGGCGATCATGCGCTCGCTGGCCCGGGTGTGCCTGCCCCTCGACGACGCGACCGTGGTGCTCTCCGGCCACGGCTCCCAGACCACCATCGGCCGAGAGCGCGCCACCAACCCCTACCTCCAGCAGGCGGGCGGTGCGTTCGGCGCGCCGGCCTTCCCGCGACGAGGAATGTGA
- a CDS encoding LysR family transcriptional regulator, with product MDVDTRMLRYLTAVAEEGQLTAAAARLGVSQPTLTRQVRALERQLGVELFRRSRTGAVPTAAGAELVARAAELLAGWEGALRATRLAAAEAGGELRVGFEGSTINLLGRAVVKDFTRRMPGWRVRLRQNDWFDESSGLASGELDLALWHAPASMAERYAHAPLGTEERWVVLAADHRLAARTALDAAELWDEPFVAIPEQAGVWREYWLGAPERGGRPVRIGAVAHNADEWMAAVACGQGVGFAPRAVGRWASRPDVRCLPVRGLGPSLVGLFRAPGRAETPAMAAFAESCRLHLEVQFRATGGGRSVPEAGAQTSANGAG from the coding sequence ATGGATGTGGACACCCGGATGCTGCGCTACCTGACCGCGGTCGCCGAGGAGGGCCAGCTGACCGCGGCCGCGGCCCGGCTGGGGGTGAGCCAGCCGACGCTGACCCGGCAGGTCAGGGCGCTGGAGCGGCAGCTGGGGGTGGAGCTGTTCCGGCGCTCGCGGACCGGGGCGGTGCCGACCGCGGCGGGCGCGGAGCTGGTGGCGCGGGCCGCGGAGCTGCTGGCGGGCTGGGAGGGGGCGCTGCGGGCGACCAGGCTGGCGGCGGCGGAGGCCGGCGGGGAGCTGCGGGTGGGCTTCGAGGGGTCGACGATCAACCTGCTGGGCCGGGCGGTGGTGAAGGACTTCACCCGCCGGATGCCGGGCTGGCGGGTGCGGCTGCGGCAGAACGACTGGTTCGACGAGTCCTCCGGCCTGGCCTCGGGCGAGCTGGACCTGGCGCTGTGGCACGCCCCGGCGTCGATGGCCGAGCGGTACGCGCACGCGCCGCTGGGCACCGAGGAGCGCTGGGTGGTGCTGGCGGCCGACCACCGGCTGGCGGCCCGGACCGCGCTGGACGCGGCGGAGCTGTGGGACGAGCCGTTCGTGGCGATCCCGGAGCAGGCCGGGGTGTGGCGGGAGTACTGGCTGGGCGCGCCGGAGCGCGGCGGGCGGCCGGTGCGGATCGGGGCGGTGGCGCACAACGCGGACGAGTGGATGGCCGCGGTGGCCTGCGGGCAGGGGGTGGGGTTCGCGCCGCGCGCGGTGGGCCGCTGGGCGAGCCGCCCGGACGTGCGCTGCCTGCCGGTGCGCGGGCTGGGGCCGAGCCTGGTGGGGCTGTTCCGGGCGCCGGGGCGGGCGGAGACGCCGGCCATGGCGGCGTTCGCGGAGTCCTGCCGGCTGCACCTGGAGGTGCAGTTCCGGGCGACCGGTGGCGGCCGGTCGGTCCCGGAGGCGGGCGCTCAGACCTCGGCGAACGGCGCGGGGTAG
- a CDS encoding peptidylprolyl isomerase, translating to MVSSEQRRRQLAREKYERQMQARAEASAKRRKRSAIVAGVLAVVVIGGVSAVATEAFDSDGKKDDKAASAAPSPSASGKQWATEPAMSIDTAAAYTATMDTSAGKVTFSLDAAKAPHTVNSFVFLAGQQFWDGTKCHRLTTEGIYVLQCGDPTGTGTGGPGYQFADENLTGATYPAGTVAMANSGANTNGSQFFLVYKDTQLPPSYTPFGKITGGLDVLQKIADAGVQGGGGDGAPATPVNVTSITAAKG from the coding sequence GTGGTCAGCAGCGAACAGCGGCGACGGCAGCTCGCCCGTGAGAAGTACGAGCGCCAGATGCAGGCGCGCGCCGAGGCGTCCGCCAAGCGCAGGAAGCGCAGCGCGATCGTCGCCGGGGTGCTGGCCGTCGTGGTGATCGGCGGCGTCTCCGCCGTCGCCACCGAGGCGTTCGACTCGGACGGGAAGAAGGACGACAAGGCCGCCTCCGCCGCGCCGTCCCCGTCCGCCAGCGGCAAGCAGTGGGCCACCGAGCCCGCGATGTCGATCGACACCGCCGCCGCGTACACCGCGACGATGGACACCTCGGCCGGCAAGGTCACCTTCAGCCTGGACGCGGCGAAGGCCCCGCACACCGTCAACTCCTTCGTCTTCCTGGCCGGTCAGCAGTTCTGGGACGGCACCAAGTGCCACCGCCTGACCACGGAGGGCATCTACGTCCTGCAGTGCGGCGACCCGACCGGCACCGGAACGGGCGGCCCGGGCTACCAGTTCGCGGACGAGAACCTCACCGGCGCGACCTACCCGGCGGGCACCGTCGCGATGGCCAACTCCGGCGCGAACACCAACGGCAGCCAGTTCTTCCTGGTCTACAAGGACACCCAACTGCCGCCCAGCTACACCCCGTTCGGCAAGATCACCGGCGGCCTGGACGTGCTGCAGAAGATCGCCGACGCCGGTGTCCAGGGCGGCGGCGGCGACGGCGCGCCCGCCACTCCGGTCAACGTCACCAGCATCACCGCCGCGAAGGGCTGA